The genomic window GTCGGGGGCGCGGCGCTCGCCTCGTCGGTCGGCGCATCGAAGACGGCGACCGACCGCGACGACGCACCCGTTCGCGTCCGAGTCTATCCCGGCGATGTACCGCTGCAGGCCCGACTGCGCTACGGACTCGACGAACTGCGTCGCGATTGGCCGACCCCGCTCCGCGACGCGCGTTCGGCCATCGACGCGGCCTTCGAGCAGGTGCTCGCGTACGCCGGCGAGCGCGAACGCCTCGAGTCCCTCGAGATCAGCGTCGAGCGCGGCGACCCGATCCGGTTTCCGCCTTCGGAGACGCCGCTGTCGACCGACGCCGTGCTCCCCTCGCTCGGGGGGCTGCTCGAGCGGTTTCGGAAGCGATTACGGAACCGCAACGCGCTCACCGGCCGGGCTTGCCACGTCCTCCTGTGCTGGTCGCCGCTGAATTACCGGGTCGGCTACGGGGGAACGCTGTCGCCGAACTCCGTCACCGGCGCGGCCGCCGACGGCGACAGCAGTGACGAGCGGGCGGGCGGCGACGCGCAGACGGTCGCCAACGTCGGCGCGACCGAGGTCTGGGACTCCCGGGCGGTGACACAGAATATGGCGATCCATGAGACGATTCACACGTTTCTCCCGAACGATATCGTCGAGTCGATCGGCGACGCATACTGCGATCACGAACTCGGGACGGCCGTTCGGACCGACGCGGAGACGCTGGAAGTATCGCCGATCGCGACCGCCTACGCCGGCCCGGACCGAATCGGCGGCGGCACCCGCTTTCACGGCACCGGTTGCTGCGATCGGAGCCGGTTCGTTCGCCACGACGGCACCGACGGTATCGAAAACTGGACCTACACGACCGAACTCAGCGACGCCACGTGCGAGGGGGTTACCCGGTTTCTCGAGCGGCGATTCGAGCCCTGAGACCGCTCTCGTGGGCGATCCGATCACGATTTCGCCGGCGATTCGAACCGATCTGTCGCCGTTTCGCCCCGCTTGCCCTGCAAGATGGACAAGATTTTAAGCCAGCACGGGCTACGTCGGGCTACTATGGGTAAGAAATCGAAGGGCAAGAAGAAGCGACTTGCCAAACTCGAGAACCAGAACAGCCGCGTGCCGGCTTGGGTTATGATGAAGACGGACATGGAAGTCCAGCGGAACCCGAAGCGACGCAACTGGCGGCGTAACGACACCGACGAGTAACGATGAGTGCAAGTGATTTCGAGGAACGCGTCGTTACCGTTCCCCTGCGAGACGTCAAGAAGGGAGCCAACCACGAGGCCGCCGACTACGCGATGCGACTGGTCCGCGAGCACCTCGCGAAACACTTCGCGGTCGACGAGGACGCCATCCGTCTGGACCCCTCGATCAACGAGACGGTCTGGTCGAACGGGCGCTCCAATCCGCCGCGAAAGCTGCGCGTCCGCGCAGCCCGCTTCGACGAAGAGGGTGAAGCCGTCGTCGAGGCCGAGGTCGCAGACTAAACTTGCAGCGCCTCGCATTCGCCGGGTCGGCCTACGTCGGCGTCTTCGCCCGTGCGACCGACTCGTGCGTACTCGTTCGCCACGACGTCGACGACGACGTTGCCGCCGACCTGTCCGACGAACTCGAGGTGCCCGCCATCCAGACGACCGTCGGTGGGTCCTCGACGGTCGGCGCGCTAGCGACGGGTAACGAGAACGGGCTGCTCGTCAGTTCCCGCGTCCTCGAGTACGAACGCGAAGCCCTCGAGGAATCGGTCGACGTGCCCGTCGACGAGTTGCCGGGCAACATCAACGCCGCCGGCAACGTCGTGCTCGCGAACGACTACGGGGCCTACGTCCATCCGGACCTGCCCCGCGAGGCGACCCAGATCGTCAAGGACACGCTCGAGGTGCCCGTCGAACGCGGCGACCTCGCTGGCGTTCGAACCGTCGGCACCGCCGCGGTGGCGACCAACACCGGCGTGCTCTGTCACCCGAAAGCGACCGACGAGGAACTCGATATCCTCGAAGACGCGCTAGATGTCCGAGCGGACGTCGGCACGGTCAACTACGGCGCGCCGCTGGTCGGCTCCGGGCTGATCGCCAACGAGGCCGGCTACGTGGTCGGCGAGGACACGACCGGGCCCGAACTGGGCCGGATCGAAGACGCGCTGGGCTATCTCGACTGACCCCAGCGCGTCGGTTTCTCGGCGTCGCCGCCCGTTTCTCGGCGCGGTCTGCACTTTGACTCCAGCGGCGAGGCTGACCGGAATATCGATCGGAATCGGGAAAATCACCCCGTTGAACCGGCCGCTGACCGGTATCTATATTTACTCGATATCGAGTATACGGTGTATGCTCTGGCAGGACGTGGTTTTCATGGCCGGTAGTCTGCTCTCAGTCGTCTTTCTCGTGCCCGCTCTCCGAGACGCGGCCGCGCGGATCCCTGTCGCGACGAGCCGACCCAAGATGGCGCTGGGGGCCGTCTACGCGGCGACGTTCGCCACGATGGGAATGCCCCTCGCCGCGGTCGGCCTGTTGGCCACCGGCGTCATGTGGGGCCTGCTCGCGGCGTACCGCTCGCCGCGGGCGACAGCGTCACCGCACACTCGGCACTCCGTTTCGATGTCCCACGAGGGGAAACCACCCCTCGCGTTCGACGACTGACCGGATCGACGCCGCGCTCTTACTGCCGTTCGAACCGATGTAACACGACCTCGCTATCGTCGTCCCACTCGAAATTTTCGTGGGCCCGCTCGAGCAGGCGCTCGTACGCGTCCAGATTCTCCATCCCTTCGGCCTGTGCGTCTTCGTCAGTCAGGTCGCCGAGCGTCCGTTCGGTCACGTCGGTCACTTCGAAGGTCGTCCCGTCGATCGCGAACGTGTCCCCCTCCTCGGCGTACCGGTGGCCGCGGTGGATCTGGGTGACCTCGCCCTCGAGGACCTGATTCTGCATCCGATCGCTCGGCAACAGCTCGCCGGGCTCGAGTTCGCTCATGGCCGCGGCTTCGATTCGGCGCGGTAAAATCCTTGACCCTCCGCACGTCGGGAAACCGGCGACCGGGGCGGTTCTCACGACGGCCTGCGGGAACTGTGGCCGTCCGAATGGGAAGGGAAGATTCTTCCGACTGCCTGCCGGAAGGACAGACATGAGTCAATTTACGGTCAGTGGTCGGTTCAAGAGCCGCGACGGCTTCGCGGAGTTCGAGACGTCGATCGACGCCGAAAACGAGAACGTCGCCCGCGAACACACCTATACCCAGCTCGGCAGCCAGCACGGGCTCAAGCGTACCGAAATCGAACTCGAGGAGGTAACCCAACAATGAGTCAGCAGCAACTTCAGCAACTGTCCCAGGAGCTTCAGGAGATCGAAGAACAGATCGAAGGCCTTCAGGCGAACGTCGAGGCCGTCCAGCAGGAGAAGACCGAAGTCGACGAGGCCATCGAGGCGCTCGGCTCGCTCGAGACCGGTTCGACGGTGCAGATGCCCCTCGGCGGCGGCGCGTACCTCCGAACGACGATCGAGGACATCGACGAGGTCATCGTCGATCTCGGTGCCGACTACGCCGCGGAGTTCGAGGAAGACGACGCCGTCGACGCCCTCGAGAACAAGAAGGAGCACCTCGACGACCAGATCGACGAGCTCAACGAAGAGATCGCCGAACTCGAGACCGAGAGCAGCGAACTCGAGCAGCAGGCCCAGCAGCTCCAGCAGCAGGCCATGCAACAGCAGATGCAGGGCATGGGCCAGGGTCAGGGTCAGCCCGACGAATAACGCGGCGTAGGGACTCCCATCGATACCCATGTTCGACAACCTGAAGGACAAGCTCGGTAGCTTCCGCGAAGACGCGGAAGAAGCCGCCGAGGAGAACGTCGAGGAAGTCGACGAGGACGACCTCGAGGACGAGGATCTCGAGGCGGTCGATCCGGATACAGCGGCGGCCTCGACGGACGCGGAAGCGACCGATACTACCCCCGAACCGGCGGCGGCCGAGACCGCCGAATCGGCAGCCCCGGCGTCGGCCGACGTCGAGCCGGAGGCGGAGTTAGAGCCGGAACCCGAACCCGAATCGGAAACGGGGGCGACGACCGACTCCGCGACCACGGACGCGGCCGAATCCGCCGGCCAGGAGCCGGCGGCCGAATCCGAACCCGATTTCCTCGAGTCCGACGATCCGGAGCCGTCGGCAGCGGAGGTCTCCGACGAGGAGGAAGCCGACGCGACGGTTCCCGACGACGAATCGGCCGACGAAGCCGACGAGACTGAGGAAGTCGACGAGGCCGAGGACGATGACGGCGGTCGGACCGGGCTCGGTGCTCGAGCACGTTCCCTCTTTTCGGGCTCGTCCGACGACGCCGAACCGGAATCCGACGAGACGACTCCCGACGAAGAGCCGGACGAGACGCCCGCTGTCGACGAGGCGGCCGCCGAGACGGCGACCGTGGACGACGCGTCGGCCGGCGCGGCGGCTTCCGATACGGAGGAAGTCGATGCGGCGACCGGCGACGGAGAACCCGACGATGTCGCAGTCGATGACGAGGCGTCGCCCGACACAGCGGCTGACGACGCGGCCGAGGAGGCCGACAACGGCAGCACCGGCTTCGGTGCCAAGGCCAAATCCCTCGTCAAGGGGAAGTTCGTCATCGAGGAGGAGGACCTCGAGGGCCCGCTGCACGAACTCGAGATGGCGCTGCTTTCCAGCGACGTCGAGATGGGCGTCGCCGAGGAGATCCTCGACAACATCCGCGACGAACTGGTCGGCGAGACGCGGACGTTTACGACCTCGACCGGCGAGGTCGTTGAGGAGGCGCTGCACAACGCGATCTACGACGTGATCAGCGTCGGGCAGTTCGACTTCGACGAGCGCATCGCCGTCGAGGACAAGCCCGTCACCATCATCTTCACTGGCGTCAACGGCGTCGGGAAGACCACCTCGATCGCCAAGATGAGCCGCTACTTCGAGGAGCGGGGCTACTCGACGGTGATGGCCAACGGCGACACCTACCGCGCCGGGGCCAACGAGCAGATCCAAGAACACGCCGACGCCCTGGACACGAAGTGTATTAGCCACGAACAGGGCGGCGATCCCGCGGCGGTGCTGTACGACGCCGTCGAGTACGCCGAGGCCAACGACATCGACGTCGTCCTCGGCGATACGGCGGGGCGGCTCCACACCGACGAGGGGCTGATGGACCAACTCGAGAAGATCGGCCGCGTCGTCGACCCCGACATGACGCTGTTCGTCGACGAGGCCGTCGCCGGACAGGACGCGGTCAACCGCGCCCGCGAGTTCAACGAGGCCGCCGAGATCGACGGCGCGATCCTGACGAAGGCCGACGCCGACTCCAACGGCGGTGCGGCCATCTCGGTCGCCCACGTCACCGGGAAACCGATCCTGTTCCTCGGCGTCGGGCAGGGGTACGACGACTTAGAGCGGTTCGATCCCGACGAGATGGTCGACCGCCTGCTGGCCGAGGAGGACTAGCGCCCGTCGTCCCGTCAACGGTCCGCGATTTCAGAAGACACTTATTATCCGTTTGAGAAGTTAGCGTATGAACCGCCCCCGCTCTCGGCGAACGCTTCTCGCGTCGATAGCGACGACCGCAGCGGTTGGGACGGGCGGGTTCGAGTACGACTCGAGCGGCGCGACCGGGACGAATCTCGAGGACGGAATCGTCCCCGCAGACCGATACGAGTGCAGCGATGTCGATCGCCCCGACCCGGAGCCGCCGGCCGACGAGGATGCGCTCGAGCCACAGGAGTACCCGTCACCGCCGTGGGAGACGAGCACCGATGCGGACGGTGATCCATCGGACGACACACCTTCGTCGATAATGTACGGTGCGAGCCGGTACGTCACGGCGTTTGAACGGGCGTATCGACGGAACGCGTTTCTCGACCGATATCAGTCCGCAGCGCGAACCGTCGACCTTCACCGAACGGCGTATCGAACGGCCCCGATCGACTCGGACGCGACGGGAGACGCCGTGTTAGTGGCGATCCAGTACAACGTGGCGATGGCGACACGGCCGGCTGACGTGGCTCCGCGCGACGAGTGGGGCGTCCGCGTCACCTACTATATCGACGAACGAGTCGTGCTCCGAGCGCGGTACAACGGCGTCGCCGAGGGTCTGGCGTTCGATCCCGACCCGCGAACGCGGGGCGAACTCGTCGCGTGTTTCGACTGATCGATATCGTCTCACAGGTCTCGAGACCGGTCAATCATCCGACGAGAGCGGCGCTTGTGCGCTCGCTGCGCTCCGCCGTTACCGGTCACAGTTGCCGGTATCCCCGACACGTATGGTACCGACAGTCGTTCTCGAGGGCGCGTTTCGACGTACTGCCGGCGGTTTTTCGCCGGCACCGTCGTCGGTGGTTGGATAATGCGGTAATATTTTCTGGTGGAAACGACCAACGTCATGATTCGCCGAGTTACGGGGGTGTATAGGTGTGGGGTGGTATTAGCCGCTAAACAATGGTCCTTCAAAAGAGCATGCAGGATGCCGAAAGCGTAGGTACTTCTGGCTCCGCACGAACCACGAGGTGGTTCGCGTGAATACGACGGAACAATACAAACAGAACAAGCACCCGCTCGACGTTATCGACGATGTCTACGACTACGCCGACGAGGAGCTTTCCTTCGAGGAGATCGAGGAGCGCGCCGGCGGCGGCGAGTGGGAGCGCCTGAAGTGGGCCGGCATGTACGCCCAGAAGCAGGAGGGCTACTTCATGATCCGGACGAAGGTTCCCGGCGGGAAGCTCACGCCGGAGCAGGCCGAAGTGATCGGCGAAGTCACCGAGGACTACGCCGTCGCCCCCGAGGAGTACGGCGGCGAGGAACAGAACGAACTCTGGGGCGACGCCTACCTCGACATCACGACCCGACAGGACATCCAGAAACACTGGATCCGCGTCGAGGACGTACCCGAGATGTGGGAGCGCTACGACGAGGTCGGCCTGACGACGGTCCAGGGCTGCGGTGACTCGGCCCGGAACGTGCTGGGCTGCCCCGCGGCCGGACTCGACGACCACGAGTGTTTCAACGCACAGCCGGTCATCGAGGCTGTCTCGGACTTCTTCACCGAGAACCGCGAGTACGCCAACCTCCCGCGGAAGTTCAAGATCACGATCACCGGCTGCGCCCACGACTGCGCGCAGTCCCAGATCAACGACGTCGGACTCGTCCCCGCGAAGAAAGAGATCGACGGCGAGTACCTCTACGGCTTCCACGCCCGCGTCGGTGGCGGCCTCTCCGACGGCCCGCGAATGGGCTCCGAACTCGACGTCTTCATCCGACCCGAAGACGCCGTCGAGTTCTGCCGCGCCGTCGCCCAGACGTTCAAGGAACTCGGCGACCGCAACAACCGCGGCGTCTGCCGCATGCGCTACCTCGTCGAGCAGATGGGCCCCGAGAAGTTCGAGGAAGCCATCCGCGACCGCTGTACGCTCGACCTGCCGACCGGCGGCGACAACCTGACCGTCGGCTATCAGGGCGACCACGTCGGCGTCCACGAGCAGAAACAGGACGGGCTCAACTACGTCGGTTTCAACGTGATCGCCGGCCGCATGGGCGGCGACGAGTTCGCCGCGGCCGCCCGCGCCGCAAAGAAGTACGGGACCGAAGACGCCTCCGTGCGTCTGGCGACCGATCAGAACTTCCTGATCACCCACATCCCCGACGAGAACGTCGACGACCTGCTGGCCGAGCCGTTCGCACAGGAGTACAGCCCCGATCCGGGACCGTTCTCCCGTGGCGCGGTCGGCTGTACGGGCAACGAGTTCTGTAACTACGCCATCATCGAGACCAAAAAGCGCACCAAACGCTGGGCCCGCCAACTCGACGACCGCATCGACGTGCCCGACGACATCGAGGCCATCCGGATGCACATGTCCGGCTGCTCGGCCTCCTGTGCCCAACCGCAGATCGCGGACATCGGCTTCCGCGGCGAGACCGTCAAACTCGAGGACGAGAACTCCACCAACGCCGAGGGCGACAACATCGTCGAAGGCATGGACTTCGGACTCGGCGGCTCGCTCGGCGCCGACAACGAGTTCCTCGATTGGGTCGAGAACGCCGTCCCCGCCGATTCCGTGATCCCGGCGCTCGAGCAACTGTTCGATGCCTACTCGGCGGACCGCGACGAGGGCGAGAAGTTCTACGAGTGGTGTCGCGGCGTCGACAACGGCGAACTGCGGACGATCATGCAAGACGCCGATGCACCGGTCGCACGAGGTGTTGCCCATGGGGACTAATAGCGAGGACGAACGCAGTGAGTCCTCGAGTAAGCGAGCGGGAGCGGAGCGACACGCGAGCCGCGAGGCCGACCGACGGGAGGCCTCGGACGAATCGAGCGGGGAGCGAAGCGACCCGCGAGGGAGCGAGGACGAGCGTCGCCTCCCCCGCGTTCCCGACTCGGACGACGATGACGACGCGGTCATGGTCCCCGAAGCCGGCAGCGGTGGGTCTCGCTCCCGAGAGGGAACGGACCACGCTCGAGAGGGCGCGATCGCGACCGACGGCGGCGCGAACGCGGAGGGCGACAGCTGCTCGCCCGACACCTGTACCTGCGGTGAGAAGACCGCTGAACCCGCAGCCGAATCGACCGGCGACAAGCGCGTCGCCACGGACGGCGCCGGTGCAGCGAACGTCGACGAGATGGGCGAACTCGGCGACCTCGAGTTCACCGAGCCCGCCGAGAACGTCAGCCAGGACGTCGACAACGGCTCGCCCGACGCACGCGTCGGGATACCCGACGGCGTCGAACTCGAGACGCCGGAGTACTCGATCCGGTCCCGGATGAACGACATCGAGACGCCGGACGAGAAGACCTGGTTCATGGAACTGGACGAGGCCGTCATCGACGAGGGTCGCTGTATCCAGTGTGGAACCTGTGTCGCCGCCTGCCCGTCGGACTCGATCGGCATCGGCGACGACGGGAGGCCGGAACTCGTCAAGATGTGTACGGGCTGTTCGATGTGTTGGGACTTCTGTCCCCGCGGCGGCCTGCGCTACGAGCGCCAGTGGAAGATCACCGGCGGCGAGGACAACGTCAAGGGCGCGGGCGACCCGATCACGGAGTTCTCCGCGAAGGTCGAGGACGACTGGACCGATCAGGCCCAGGACGGCGGCGTCGTCACCGGCATCCTCTCGACGCTGCTCGAGGAGGGCGAGATCGACGGCGCGCTCGTCGCGACCGAGAGCGACGAACAGGAGTGGAAAGCCGAGAGCTACCTCGCGACGACGACCGAGGAACTCATCGCAAACGCCGGCACCGTCTACAACCAGACGATGGCGCTGGGCAACCTCGACCTCGGCCAGTGGGAGCACAAGCTCCCCGACAAGTCCTGGGACGAGCTCAGCATCGCGATCGTCGGCACGCCGTGTGAGATCGAGGGCATCCGCGCCCTGCAGGACTTCGAGTGGGACTATCAGGCCCAGAACGAGGGTATTCGGGCTGTGGACTACACCATCGCGCTGATGTGTACGAAGAACTTCAACTACCACAGCCTCATGGGCGAGCAACTCGAGGAGCAACGCGGCATCTCGCCGTCGGAAATCGGCAAGATGGATGTCCTCAACGGCAAGATGATGGTCTACGGCCACGAGGGCGAGATGATCGTCGAGGAGGACATCGAGAACTTCCACGACGCCGCGCTCAAGGGCTGTGACGAGTGTGCCGACTTCACCGGTTTCTGTTCGGATATTACCGTCGGCTCCGTCGGTAGTTCCGACGAGTACTCGAGCGTCATCGTCCGCACCGAGCAGGGGATGGACGCGTGGGAGCTGACCGAGCCCAAGCTCGACTACCACGATCTCGAGGACAAGTCCGCGGTCGGCAAGCTGCAGGGGTGGGACAAGAAGAAGGCCTTCGAGAGCCTCGAGCGGCCCTTCGACCCCGACGCACCGCGGTTCATCGAGTACACCGACCACGCCGAGAACTACGGGACCACGCTGAACCCGCACGACGACGGTCACTGATCGGAGCGGACTCGAGTCGGATTTCGGCTTCGTCGATTTTTCGCCGTTCGATTTCCGGTAGCTACGTGTTCGAACTACTCGACTCGCGGGTCAGGGCTCTCATCTGTACCGGGTATAACGCGCCGGTTGAGCAGTGCGCCTGCTCCGATGAGAACGAAAAGGAGACCGCTGGCAAGCAGGAGATATAGCCCCGGTTCGACCGCATACCGTTCAACTGACCAGTAATTGCGAAGGGTATTACCGGATACCACGAGTAACAGACAACCGGCACTGATGAGTGCAATATCCGGTCGCCACGTACGGTATCGTGCTAGTACGGCGACGCCGACGACGGCCACGACGAGCACAATGACGAACGGGTCGATACCACGAAGGCCGGTTTCCAAGCCCGACACGTATTCCGCGGTATAGATCGGTCGGCCATCTCTGTAGCCGGCCGGGCGCTTTCGAACCCACGGGAGCCACACCCCAACGACCCCTATCACAGCCGCGACAATCGTCGCGGTGACATACGCCGTCGTCGGTCTGCCCATCGTACGATATCTGTCACTCGACTCTGATAAACGTCTTGTCTATATCGAACGCGAGTCGTGTGGTCACCTCTGAATAACGAGCCCGTCTTACCAACTACTGGTAAACCGGGCTATCGCACGGATAACAACGGGATGACAGGTACTGCCGTCGACGAATGACACAGTACGTCTTCGAATGAGAGAATCAATAGCTCTCGGTGGACCGGTCGTTCCGTTCTGATCTGGGACGGATCCGCAACGTGCTCAGATGACGACCCCGGACTGCAGGATCGCGATCAGCACGGTCAACACCGGAATCGCCAGCAGCGTTGTGAGGAAGACGCAGGTTGAGACGTACTCGGAGACGAGCACCCCGTCAGTGCGGGCGCTGCCGGCGAACTCGATGACCAGAATCAGCGGCGTCACGGCGGCCGGCATCGCCGTCTCGAGCACGAACACGCGCGCGACGGTCGGATTCTCGAAGCCGATGAGGAGCGCGATGCCGAGTCCGATGACGGGTGCGATGCCCATCTTGAGCGCCGTCGCGGGCCAGGCTCGAGAGACTGCGGACGCGGTATCGGCCCTCGCGAGCTGAACGCCCAGAATCAAAAGCATGAGCGGGATCGAGGCGTCGCCGACGAGCTGGATCGTCTCCATCGCCGCCGCGTCCGCGGGCGGCACCAGACCCAGCGCCCGCGCGAGCAGCGCCGCGATAACGGCGTAGACGAGCGGGATGTAGAACACCCGACGGACGCCCTCGAGGCCGGCCGACCCGCTGCTACGGGAGGCGACGTAGACGCCGACGGTGTACATCAGCACGGACTGAACCGAGAGGAACAGGACCGCGGTCTGGCGGCCGACCTCGCCGAACGCGAAGTCGGAGACGGGGATGCCGAGGTTCCCCGAGTTACAGAAGATGGCGACGAGGACGAGCCCGCTCAACGCCGGCTCTCGCTCGCCGACGGTGCGACCGACGGCTTCCGCGATCCCCCACATCGCCGCGGTGAAGGCGGCGATGCCGATCGTCACTCGCAAGAGCGTCGACGCCGCGAGCTCCGTGACGGCGAGGCTGTGAAACACCAGCGCGGGTGCCAGCACGTAGACGACGGCCGTGTTCAACGGCTCCGGATCGATCTCCTTGACCGTGGCCAGCACGTAGCCGACGGCCGCGATGGCGACGATCGGGCCGACCGCGGAGCCGAAGATCGCGACGAGGTCAGCCATCGATCAGCGCTCACCCTCACGACGAGGCGTTCGACTCGAGCGAGCCATCGATCGGGCGACAGTCGCGTCCTGCATCTGCATTACGCGGCGTGATACTCCCCGAACGTGATATGTGGCTTGCGATTGCGCTACGCGGTGCCCGCGCGGACGGCCGCCTCGAGCCGGGAGAACGGGTTCCTTAACTCCGTGAGACCCCAAACGGGGCCAATGAGTGAATCGCGTGCGTTCTGTCCCCGGTGTGGGGACCCAGTTCCCGAGCGGTCGGCGAGCGACGCGAACGACCCGTTGCGGCCCGGTGCGGAGGTCGAACTCTGTGACGCGTGTTACTTCGAGGACTTCGACTTCGTGGACGCCCCGGACCGGATCGACGTTCGCGTCTGTTCCCGGTGCGGTGCGGTCTACCGCGGCAACCGGTGGGTCGATGTCGGTGCGGAGGATTACACGGACATCGCGATCGAGGAGGTCAGCGAAGCGCTCGGCGTCCACGTCGACGTCGAGGATGTCGCGTGGCAGATCGACCCCGAGCAGGTCGACCAGAACACGATCCGGATGCACTGTTACTTCACGGGCGTGGTACGCGGAACGCCGG from Natrinema versiforme includes these protein-coding regions:
- a CDS encoding 50S ribosomal protein L31e; the protein is MSASDFEERVVTVPLRDVKKGANHEAADYAMRLVREHLAKHFAVDEDAIRLDPSINETVWSNGRSNPPRKLRVRAARFDEEGEAVVEAEVAD
- the ftsY gene encoding signal recognition particle-docking protein FtsY, producing MFDNLKDKLGSFREDAEEAAEENVEEVDEDDLEDEDLEAVDPDTAAASTDAEATDTTPEPAAAETAESAAPASADVEPEAELEPEPEPESETGATTDSATTDAAESAGQEPAAESEPDFLESDDPEPSAAEVSDEEEADATVPDDESADEADETEEVDEAEDDDGGRTGLGARARSLFSGSSDDAEPESDETTPDEEPDETPAVDEAAAETATVDDASAGAAASDTEEVDAATGDGEPDDVAVDDEASPDTAADDAAEEADNGSTGFGAKAKSLVKGKFVIEEEDLEGPLHELEMALLSSDVEMGVAEEILDNIRDELVGETRTFTTSTGEVVEEALHNAIYDVISVGQFDFDERIAVEDKPVTIIFTGVNGVGKTTSIAKMSRYFEERGYSTVMANGDTYRAGANEQIQEHADALDTKCISHEQGGDPAAVLYDAVEYAEANDIDVVLGDTAGRLHTDEGLMDQLEKIGRVVDPDMTLFVDEAVAGQDAVNRAREFNEAAEIDGAILTKADADSNGGAAISVAHVTGKPILFLGVGQGYDDLERFDPDEMVDRLLAEED
- a CDS encoding Coenzyme F420 hydrogenase/dehydrogenase, beta subunit C-terminal domain; translation: MGTNSEDERSESSSKRAGAERHASREADRREASDESSGERSDPRGSEDERRLPRVPDSDDDDDAVMVPEAGSGGSRSREGTDHAREGAIATDGGANAEGDSCSPDTCTCGEKTAEPAAESTGDKRVATDGAGAANVDEMGELGDLEFTEPAENVSQDVDNGSPDARVGIPDGVELETPEYSIRSRMNDIETPDEKTWFMELDEAVIDEGRCIQCGTCVAACPSDSIGIGDDGRPELVKMCTGCSMCWDFCPRGGLRYERQWKITGGEDNVKGAGDPITEFSAKVEDDWTDQAQDGGVVTGILSTLLEEGEIDGALVATESDEQEWKAESYLATTTEELIANAGTVYNQTMALGNLDLGQWEHKLPDKSWDELSIAIVGTPCEIEGIRALQDFEWDYQAQNEGIRAVDYTIALMCTKNFNYHSLMGEQLEEQRGISPSEIGKMDVLNGKMMVYGHEGEMIVEEDIENFHDAALKGCDECADFTGFCSDITVGSVGSSDEYSSVIVRTEQGMDAWELTEPKLDYHDLEDKSAVGKLQGWDKKKAFESLERPFDPDAPRFIEYTDHAENYGTTLNPHDDGH
- the pfdA gene encoding prefoldin subunit alpha; this encodes MSQQQLQQLSQELQEIEEQIEGLQANVEAVQQEKTEVDEAIEALGSLETGSTVQMPLGGGAYLRTTIEDIDEVIVDLGADYAAEFEEDDAVDALENKKEHLDDQIDELNEEIAELETESSELEQQAQQLQQQAMQQQMQGMGQGQGQPDE
- a CDS encoding ASCH domain-containing protein, with translation MSELEPGELLPSDRMQNQVLEGEVTQIHRGHRYAEEGDTFAIDGTTFEVTDVTERTLGDLTDEDAQAEGMENLDAYERLLERAHENFEWDDDSEVVLHRFERQ
- a CDS encoding 50S ribosomal protein L39e translates to MGKKSKGKKKRLAKLENQNSRVPAWVMMKTDMEVQRNPKRRNWRRNDTDE
- a CDS encoding nitrite/sulfite reductase; protein product: MNTTEQYKQNKHPLDVIDDVYDYADEELSFEEIEERAGGGEWERLKWAGMYAQKQEGYFMIRTKVPGGKLTPEQAEVIGEVTEDYAVAPEEYGGEEQNELWGDAYLDITTRQDIQKHWIRVEDVPEMWERYDEVGLTTVQGCGDSARNVLGCPAAGLDDHECFNAQPVIEAVSDFFTENREYANLPRKFKITITGCAHDCAQSQINDVGLVPAKKEIDGEYLYGFHARVGGGLSDGPRMGSELDVFIRPEDAVEFCRAVAQTFKELGDRNNRGVCRMRYLVEQMGPEKFEEAIRDRCTLDLPTGGDNLTVGYQGDHVGVHEQKQDGLNYVGFNVIAGRMGGDEFAAAARAAKKYGTEDASVRLATDQNFLITHIPDENVDDLLAEPFAQEYSPDPGPFSRGAVGCTGNEFCNYAIIETKKRTKRWARQLDDRIDVPDDIEAIRMHMSGCSASCAQPQIADIGFRGETVKLEDENSTNAEGDNIVEGMDFGLGGSLGADNEFLDWVENAVPADSVIPALEQLFDAYSADRDEGEKFYEWCRGVDNGELRTIMQDADAPVARGVAHGD
- the rpl18a gene encoding 50S ribosomal protein L18Ae, translating into MSQFTVSGRFKSRDGFAEFETSIDAENENVAREHTYTQLGSQHGLKRTEIELEEVTQQ
- a CDS encoding translation initiation factor IF-6 — encoded protein: MQRLAFAGSAYVGVFARATDSCVLVRHDVDDDVAADLSDELEVPAIQTTVGGSSTVGALATGNENGLLVSSRVLEYEREALEESVDVPVDELPGNINAAGNVVLANDYGAYVHPDLPREATQIVKDTLEVPVERGDLAGVRTVGTAAVATNTGVLCHPKATDEELDILEDALDVRADVGTVNYGAPLVGSGLIANEAGYVVGEDTTGPELGRIEDALGYLD
- a CDS encoding AEC family transporter, with translation MADLVAIFGSAVGPIVAIAAVGYVLATVKEIDPEPLNTAVVYVLAPALVFHSLAVTELAASTLLRVTIGIAAFTAAMWGIAEAVGRTVGEREPALSGLVLVAIFCNSGNLGIPVSDFAFGEVGRQTAVLFLSVQSVLMYTVGVYVASRSSGSAGLEGVRRVFYIPLVYAVIAALLARALGLVPPADAAAMETIQLVGDASIPLMLLILGVQLARADTASAVSRAWPATALKMGIAPVIGLGIALLIGFENPTVARVFVLETAMPAAVTPLILVIEFAGSARTDGVLVSEYVSTCVFLTTLLAIPVLTVLIAILQSGVVI